A region of Streptomyces deccanensis DNA encodes the following proteins:
- a CDS encoding TIGR03842 family LLM class F420-dependent oxidoreductase has protein sequence MDFGLVLQTDPPASRVVELMKRAEDNGFTYGWTFDSAVLWQEPFVIYSQILSSTTKLTVGPMVTNPGTRTWEVTASTFATLNDMFGNRTVCGIGRGDSAMRVAGRKPNTLARISEAMKVIRALGSGGEADLGGTVIRFPWIKEGAELPVWMAAYGPKALKMTGEEADGFILQLSDLYLTEYMVKAVKDAAVAAGRDPSEVKICVAAPAYVTEDDSPEALAHAREQCRWFGGMVGNHVADLVSKYGEHSAAVPEELTDYIKAREGYDYSHHGRADNPDTQFVPDEIVDRFCVIGTPAMHIEKLNALRALGVDQFAVYDMHDAQERVIDVYGSTVIPAVNG, from the coding sequence ATGGACTTCGGACTCGTCCTGCAGACCGACCCCCCGGCCTCGCGCGTCGTCGAGCTGATGAAGCGCGCCGAGGACAACGGCTTCACGTACGGCTGGACCTTCGACTCCGCCGTCCTCTGGCAGGAGCCGTTCGTCATCTACAGCCAGATCCTGTCCAGCACGACGAAACTGACGGTCGGCCCCATGGTCACCAACCCGGGCACCCGCACCTGGGAGGTCACCGCCTCGACCTTCGCCACGCTCAACGACATGTTCGGCAACCGCACGGTCTGCGGCATCGGCCGCGGCGACTCGGCGATGCGGGTCGCGGGCCGCAAGCCCAACACGCTGGCCCGGATCAGCGAGGCGATGAAGGTCATCCGCGCCCTGGGCAGCGGGGGAGAGGCCGACCTCGGCGGCACGGTGATCCGGTTCCCCTGGATCAAGGAGGGCGCCGAACTCCCGGTCTGGATGGCCGCGTACGGCCCCAAGGCCCTGAAGATGACCGGTGAGGAGGCCGACGGCTTCATCCTCCAGCTCTCCGACCTCTACCTCACCGAGTACATGGTCAAGGCGGTCAAGGACGCGGCCGTGGCCGCCGGGCGCGATCCGTCCGAGGTGAAGATCTGCGTGGCCGCCCCCGCGTACGTCACCGAGGACGACTCGCCCGAGGCGCTGGCGCACGCGCGGGAGCAGTGCCGCTGGTTCGGCGGGATGGTCGGCAACCATGTCGCCGACCTGGTGTCCAAGTACGGCGAGCACTCCGCGGCCGTACCGGAGGAGCTGACGGACTACATCAAGGCGCGTGAGGGGTACGACTACTCCCACCACGGGCGCGCCGACAACCCCGACACCCAGTTCGTGCCCGACGAGATCGTGGACCGCTTCTGTGTCATCGGCACCCCCGCCATGCACATCGAGAAGCTGAACGCGCTGCGGGCGCTCGGCGTGGACCAGTTCGCCGTCTACGACATGCACGACGCCCAGGAGAGGGTGATCGACGTGTACGGCTCGACGGTCATCCCGGCGGTCAACGGCTAG
- a CDS encoding aspartate aminotransferase family protein has product MTDELLGRHKAVLPDWLALYYADPLEITHGEGRHVWDAAGTKYLDFFGGILTTMTAHALPEVTKAVSEQAGRIIHSSTLYLNRPMVELAERIAQMSGIPDARVFFTTSGTEANDTALMLATTYRRSNQILAMRNSYHGRSFSAVGITGNKGWSPTSLSPLQTLYVHGGVRTRGPYADLSDADFITACVADLEDLLGHGRPPAALIAEPIQGVGGFTSPPDGLYAAFREVLQRHGVLWIADEVQTGWGRTGDNFWGWQAHGQNGPPDILTFAKGIGNGMSIGGVVARSEVMNCLDSNSISTFGGTQITMAAGLANLNYLVEHDLQGNARRVGGLLIERLRAITAQIPAVKEVRGRGLMIGIELVKPGTDEANPEAASAVLEAARREGLLIGKGGGHNTSALRIAPPLSLTVAEAEEGAEALERALRSIQ; this is encoded by the coding sequence GTGACCGACGAACTGCTCGGACGCCACAAGGCCGTACTGCCCGACTGGCTCGCGCTCTACTACGCGGACCCGCTGGAGATCACCCACGGCGAGGGCCGCCACGTCTGGGACGCCGCCGGCACGAAGTACCTCGACTTCTTCGGCGGCATCCTCACCACGATGACGGCGCACGCGCTCCCCGAGGTCACCAAGGCGGTGAGCGAGCAGGCCGGGCGGATCATCCACTCCTCCACGCTCTACCTCAACCGCCCGATGGTCGAACTCGCCGAGCGGATCGCGCAGATGTCCGGCATCCCGGACGCCCGCGTCTTCTTCACCACCTCCGGCACCGAGGCCAACGACACCGCGTTGATGCTGGCCACGACGTACCGGCGCAGCAACCAGATCCTGGCGATGCGCAACAGCTACCACGGCCGCTCCTTCAGCGCGGTCGGCATCACCGGCAACAAGGGCTGGTCCCCGACCTCCCTCTCCCCGCTGCAGACGCTGTACGTGCACGGCGGTGTCCGGACCCGGGGCCCGTACGCGGACCTCAGCGACGCCGACTTCATCACCGCCTGCGTCGCCGACCTGGAGGACCTGCTCGGCCACGGCCGTCCGCCGGCCGCGTTGATCGCCGAACCGATCCAGGGGGTCGGCGGCTTCACCTCACCGCCCGACGGGCTGTACGCCGCGTTCCGCGAGGTGCTGCAGCGACACGGCGTGCTGTGGATCGCCGACGAGGTGCAGACCGGCTGGGGCCGCACCGGCGACAACTTCTGGGGCTGGCAGGCGCACGGGCAGAACGGGCCGCCGGACATCCTCACCTTCGCCAAGGGCATCGGCAACGGCATGTCCATCGGCGGTGTCGTCGCCCGGTCCGAGGTCATGAACTGTTTGGACAGCAACTCGATCTCGACCTTCGGCGGCACCCAGATCACCATGGCAGCCGGCCTCGCCAACCTGAACTACCTGGTCGAGCACGACCTCCAGGGCAACGCGCGCCGCGTCGGCGGGCTGCTCATCGAGCGGCTGCGGGCGATCACCGCGCAGATCCCGGCGGTGAAGGAGGTGCGCGGCCGGGGCCTCATGATCGGCATCGAGCTGGTGAAGCCCGGCACCGACGAGGCCAACCCCGAGGCCGCGTCGGCGGTCCTCGAAGCCGCCCGCCGGGAGGGCCTGCTGATCGGCAAGGGCGGCGGCCACAACACCAGCGCGCTGCGGATCGCGCCCCCGCTGTCGCTGACCGTCGCCGAGGCCGAGGAGGGCGCCGAAGCCCTCGAACGGGCTCTGAGGAGCATCCAGTAG
- the hydA gene encoding dihydropyrimidinase gives MSGRTVIRGGLVITASDEIHADVLIEDGRVVALAASGTPTADAWTADRTLDATGKYVIPGGVDAHTHMELPFGGTFASDTFETGTRAAAWGGTTTIVDFAVQSVGHTLREGLDAWHAKAEGNCAIDYGFHMIVSDVNQDTLKEMDLLVQEGVTSFKQFMAYPGVFYSDDGQILRAMQRSAENGGLIMMHAENGIAIDVLVEQALARGETDPRYHGEVRKALLEAEATHRAIKLAQVAGAPLYVVHVSAMEAVAELARARDEGLPVFGETCPQYLFLSTDNLAEPDFEGSKYVCSTPLRPREHQAKLWQGLRTNDLQVVSTDHCPFCFVGQKELGRGDFSKIPNGLPGVENRMDLLHQAVVDGHISRRRWIEIACATPARMFGMYPKKGTIAPGADADIVIYDPHAEQVMSVETHHMNVDYSAYEGKRTTGRVETVLSRGVPVITEREYTGHAGHGVYTPRSTCQYLN, from the coding sequence ATGAGCGGCCGTACAGTCATCCGCGGCGGTCTCGTCATCACAGCCTCGGATGAGATCCACGCCGATGTCCTGATCGAGGACGGCCGCGTCGTCGCCCTCGCCGCCAGCGGCACCCCCACCGCCGACGCCTGGACAGCGGACCGCACCCTCGACGCCACCGGCAAGTACGTCATCCCGGGCGGCGTGGACGCCCACACCCACATGGAACTCCCCTTCGGCGGCACCTTCGCCTCCGACACCTTCGAGACCGGGACCCGCGCCGCCGCCTGGGGCGGCACGACCACGATCGTCGACTTCGCCGTGCAGAGCGTCGGCCACACCCTGCGCGAGGGCCTCGACGCCTGGCACGCCAAGGCGGAGGGCAACTGCGCGATCGACTACGGCTTCCACATGATCGTCTCCGACGTGAACCAGGACACGCTCAAGGAGATGGACCTGCTGGTGCAGGAGGGCGTCACCTCCTTCAAGCAGTTCATGGCGTACCCGGGCGTCTTCTACAGCGACGACGGCCAGATCCTGCGCGCCATGCAGCGCTCCGCCGAGAACGGCGGCCTGATCATGATGCACGCGGAGAACGGCATCGCGATCGACGTCCTCGTCGAACAGGCCCTGGCCCGCGGCGAGACCGACCCCCGCTACCACGGCGAGGTCCGCAAGGCCCTGCTCGAAGCCGAGGCCACCCACCGCGCCATCAAGCTCGCCCAGGTCGCCGGCGCCCCCCTGTACGTCGTGCACGTCTCGGCCATGGAGGCAGTGGCCGAGCTGGCACGCGCGCGTGACGAGGGGCTCCCGGTCTTCGGCGAGACGTGCCCGCAGTATCTGTTCCTCTCCACGGACAACCTCGCCGAGCCGGACTTCGAGGGCTCCAAGTACGTGTGCAGCACCCCCCTGCGGCCGCGCGAGCACCAGGCCAAGCTGTGGCAGGGGCTGCGCACCAACGACCTCCAGGTGGTCTCCACCGACCACTGCCCCTTCTGCTTCGTCGGCCAGAAGGAACTGGGCCGAGGCGACTTCTCCAAGATCCCCAACGGTCTCCCCGGAGTGGAGAACCGGATGGACCTCCTCCACCAGGCGGTCGTCGACGGGCACATCTCCCGCCGCCGCTGGATCGAGATCGCCTGCGCGACCCCGGCCCGCATGTTCGGCATGTACCCGAAGAAGGGCACGATCGCGCCGGGCGCGGACGCCGACATCGTGATCTACGACCCGCACGCCGAGCAGGTCATGTCCGTGGAGACGCACCACATGAACGTCGACTACTCGGCGTACGAGGGCAAGCGCACCACCGGCCGGGTCGAGACGGTCCTCTCGCGCGGCGTCCCCGTCATCACCGAGCGGGAGTACACCGGGCACGCGGGGCACGGTGTCTACACCCCCCGCTCCACCTGTCAGTACCTCAACTAG
- the map gene encoding type I methionyl aminopeptidase yields the protein MVELKTDESIEAMYEAGQVVGQALTAVRDAADVGVSLLDLDELAHEVLRKAGATSPFLGYHPSFAPTPFPAVLCASVNDAIVHGIPTAYRLRDGDLVSLDFGAQLGGWAGDSAISFVVGTPRTADLRLVETAERALAAGIGAAVVGNRIGDIAHAIGTVCRAAGYGIPDGFGGHGIGRRMHEDPGVPNEGRPGRGMKLRHGMVLAIEPMLIGGGTDGYHAAPDGWTLRTNDGSRAAHVEHTVAITEAGPRVLTSRAAFERG from the coding sequence ATGGTGGAACTGAAGACGGACGAGTCGATCGAGGCGATGTACGAGGCGGGGCAGGTCGTGGGCCAGGCGCTCACAGCCGTGCGGGACGCGGCCGACGTGGGGGTCTCCCTGCTCGACCTGGACGAGCTGGCCCACGAGGTGCTGCGGAAGGCGGGTGCCACCTCACCCTTCCTGGGCTACCACCCCTCGTTCGCGCCCACCCCGTTCCCCGCGGTGCTCTGCGCCTCCGTGAACGACGCGATCGTGCACGGCATCCCCACGGCGTACCGGCTGCGGGACGGGGACCTCGTCTCCCTCGACTTCGGCGCGCAACTGGGCGGCTGGGCCGGGGACTCGGCGATCAGCTTCGTGGTGGGCACCCCGCGCACGGCCGACCTCCGGCTCGTCGAGACGGCCGAACGCGCCCTCGCGGCGGGCATCGGGGCGGCCGTCGTCGGCAACCGCATCGGTGACATCGCGCACGCGATCGGCACGGTGTGCCGGGCCGCCGGGTACGGCATCCCCGACGGGTTCGGCGGACACGGCATCGGGCGCAGGATGCACGAGGATCCGGGGGTGCCGAACGAGGGGCGCCCCGGGCGGGGCATGAAGCTGCGGCACGGGATGGTTTTGGCGATCGAGCCGATGCTGATCGGCGGTGGGACGGACGGATATCACGCGGCCCCGGACGGCTGGACGTTGCGCACGAACGACGGCTCCCGCGCGGCGCACGTGGAGCACACGGTGGCCATCACGGAGGCGGGGCCGCGGGTGCTGACGTCGCGGGCGGCGTTCGAGCGGGGCTGA
- a CDS encoding nitrilase-related carbon-nitrogen hydrolase, with amino-acid sequence MANVVRAALVQATWTGDTASMVDKHIEHAREAARQGAKVIGFQEVFNAPYFCQVQEPEHYAWAEPVPDGPTVTRMRELARETGMVIVVPVFEVEQSGFYYNTAAVIDADGTYLGKYRKHHIPQVKGFWEKYYFKPGNLGWPVFETAVGKVGVYICYDRHFPEGWRQLGLNGAQLVYNPSATHRGLSSHLWQLEQPAAAVANEYFVAAINRVGVEEYGDNDFYGTSYFVDPRGQFVGEVASDQDEELVVRDLDFDLVEAVRQQWAFYRDRRPDAYEGLVRP; translated from the coding sequence ATGGCCAACGTCGTACGCGCCGCCCTGGTCCAGGCGACCTGGACCGGCGACACCGCGTCCATGGTCGACAAGCACATCGAGCACGCCCGCGAGGCGGCCCGGCAGGGCGCGAAGGTGATCGGCTTCCAGGAAGTCTTCAACGCGCCCTACTTCTGCCAGGTCCAGGAACCCGAGCACTACGCCTGGGCGGAACCCGTCCCCGACGGCCCGACGGTGACCCGGATGCGGGAGCTGGCCCGCGAGACCGGCATGGTGATCGTCGTCCCGGTCTTCGAGGTCGAGCAGTCCGGGTTCTACTACAACACCGCGGCCGTCATCGACGCCGACGGCACCTACCTCGGCAAGTACCGCAAGCACCACATCCCCCAGGTCAAGGGGTTCTGGGAGAAGTACTACTTCAAGCCGGGGAACCTCGGCTGGCCGGTCTTCGAGACGGCCGTCGGCAAGGTCGGCGTCTACATCTGCTACGACCGCCACTTCCCGGAGGGCTGGCGCCAGCTCGGCCTGAACGGCGCCCAGCTCGTCTACAACCCCTCCGCCACGCACCGGGGTCTGTCCTCCCACCTGTGGCAGCTGGAGCAGCCGGCGGCGGCCGTCGCCAACGAGTACTTCGTCGCCGCGATCAACCGGGTGGGCGTCGAGGAGTACGGGGACAACGACTTCTACGGCACCTCCTACTTCGTCGACCCGCGCGGCCAGTTCGTCGGCGAGGTCGCCAGCGACCAGGACGAGGAACTCGTCGTACGGGACCTCGACTTCGACCTGGTCGAGGCGGTACGTCAGCAGTGGGCGTTCTACCGGGACCGCCGACCCGACGCGTACGAGGGGCTCGTGCGGCCGTGA
- a CDS encoding helix-turn-helix domain-containing protein, with the protein MVRTPLTPEERERGERLGRLLRDARGGRSMAEIAAGAGISAETLRKIETGRAPTPAFFTIAALARTLGLSMDDLVTRCGPAVVAPQTAVA; encoded by the coding sequence ATGGTGCGCACCCCTCTGACCCCCGAAGAGCGCGAACGCGGCGAGCGGCTCGGCCGGTTGCTGCGCGATGCCCGTGGCGGTCGCAGCATGGCGGAGATCGCCGCCGGCGCGGGCATCTCCGCGGAGACCCTCCGGAAGATCGAGACCGGCCGTGCCCCCACCCCGGCCTTCTTCACGATCGCCGCCCTCGCCCGCACGCTGGGCCTGTCGATGGACGACCTCGTGACACGGTGCGGCCCGGCTGTCGTCGCGCCGCAGACCGCGGTGGCCTGA
- a CDS encoding nitrilase-related carbon-nitrogen hydrolase, giving the protein MSRVIRAAIFQTAWTGDKESMIQVHEQAARDAAAQGAQVMCFQELFYGPYFCQVQDKAFYEYAEAIPDGPIVKRFQALAKELGLVLVLPMYEEEQPGVLYNTAAVIDADGKYLGKYRKHHIPQVPGFWEKFYFRPGNAGWPVFDTAVGRIGVYICYDRHFPEGWRALGLGGAEIVFNPSATSRGLSRYLWQLEQPASAVANEYFIGAINRVGVEELGDNDFYGTSYFVDPEAQFVGEVASDKETELVVRDLDLAKLREVRDRWQFFRDRRPDAYGPLTAP; this is encoded by the coding sequence ATGAGCAGAGTCATCCGCGCAGCCATCTTCCAGACGGCCTGGACCGGCGACAAGGAGTCGATGATCCAGGTCCACGAGCAGGCGGCCCGCGACGCCGCCGCGCAGGGTGCCCAGGTCATGTGCTTCCAGGAGCTGTTCTACGGGCCCTACTTCTGCCAGGTCCAGGACAAGGCGTTCTACGAGTACGCCGAAGCGATCCCCGACGGCCCCATCGTCAAGCGCTTCCAGGCACTCGCCAAGGAACTCGGCCTGGTCCTCGTGCTGCCGATGTACGAGGAGGAACAGCCGGGCGTCCTCTACAACACCGCCGCCGTGATCGACGCGGACGGCAAGTACCTCGGCAAGTACCGCAAGCACCACATCCCCCAAGTCCCGGGATTCTGGGAGAAGTTCTACTTCCGTCCCGGCAACGCGGGCTGGCCCGTCTTCGACACCGCCGTGGGGCGGATCGGCGTCTACATCTGCTACGACCGGCACTTCCCGGAGGGCTGGCGGGCGCTGGGCCTCGGCGGCGCCGAGATCGTCTTCAACCCCTCCGCCACCTCGCGCGGCCTGTCCCGCTACCTCTGGCAGCTGGAGCAGCCGGCGTCGGCCGTCGCCAACGAGTACTTCATCGGCGCCATCAACCGGGTCGGCGTCGAGGAACTCGGCGACAACGACTTCTACGGCACCTCCTACTTCGTGGACCCCGAGGCCCAGTTCGTCGGCGAGGTGGCCAGCGACAAGGAGACCGAACTCGTCGTCCGCGACCTGGACCTGGCCAAGCTCCGCGAGGTCCGCGACCGCTGGCAGTTCTTCCGCGACCGCCGCCCGGACGCGTACGGCCCTCTGACGGCGCCGTAG
- a CDS encoding DUF4232 domain-containing protein, producing MIPIRGRTASRALLVTALTLAVAGCGLSGELDRELDPDRAGPSAAASSAETEAPGELELPVPSEAVEAELGADTRAVPPPDPTAACPTSGVRMLPGLVDAAMGLRVVGVTLTNCGEKPYTVKGYPFIQLLDADGEAHDDVRVLEGARHITTAVPDFGPHRVTLKPGESAETTLVWRNTVTEVAVPAVNAPALRIAPLPGRPAEVLTLEGGLDLGNTGRLGTTAWTQLAPDF from the coding sequence ATGATCCCGATACGCGGCCGAACGGCCTCCCGCGCCCTGCTGGTCACGGCGCTGACCCTGGCCGTCGCCGGCTGCGGACTCTCCGGGGAACTCGACCGCGAGCTCGACCCGGACCGTGCCGGGCCCTCCGCCGCGGCCTCGTCGGCGGAGACGGAAGCCCCCGGAGAGCTGGAGCTCCCGGTGCCCTCCGAAGCGGTGGAGGCGGAGTTGGGAGCGGATACGAGGGCTGTCCCCCCGCCCGACCCGACAGCCGCCTGCCCGACCTCCGGTGTGCGCATGCTGCCCGGCCTCGTGGACGCGGCGATGGGCCTGCGGGTGGTGGGCGTGACCCTCACCAACTGCGGCGAGAAGCCGTACACCGTCAAGGGGTACCCCTTCATCCAGTTGCTCGACGCGGACGGCGAGGCTCACGACGACGTACGCGTCCTGGAGGGAGCCCGGCACATCACCACCGCCGTGCCCGACTTCGGACCGCACCGCGTCACCCTGAAACCCGGCGAGTCCGCCGAGACCACCCTGGTCTGGCGCAACACGGTCACCGAGGTGGCCGTGCCCGCCGTCAACGCCCCCGCCCTGCGCATCGCCCCGCTCCCCGGCCGCCCCGCCGAAGTCCTCACCCTCGAAGGCGGCCTCGACCTCGGCAACACGGGCCGCCTCGGCACGACCGCGTGGACGCAGCTCGCCCCGGACTTCTGA
- a CDS encoding PucR family transcriptional regulator codes for MTTTSATAPEPALSVRQVLALDRVLAGEPEVVAGAGQLDRPVRWVHVAEAPDVGVMLSGGEMVLTTGVLLAGDEEAQAEYIRSLYRAEAAAVVLGLGRAFPTPPDVMRRAAERCGLPMVVLHRPSPFAELTEEVQSRLVRRKFAAVSLSEAVRTALTGLITAGAPLQRLLDEIAHHAGCPLVVTNLAHRVLATAGERSAVDDVLRDWERISRQAGGTQGDGWVRAELGGRGERWGQIVLCGYRGDTATGRLLADRAAEALVLHRMLGGAAHSWEEQSAQSLLTDLVSGVVPARQLLPRARAAGLPVNRRTFVPLVVRDGDPAQLDRVLRMLGLPGLVAELAEGATAVLLSLARDQDATALTAHFATRLRSESGVGRTVVAAAEARTTWEDVPGGLREARHVADAVAQSATTGLDLPVVVRLRDVHLRGLIRLLRDDPHVQAFAERELDGLLCGDGHAEQDLLPVLRTYLATGRNKSHTAQLHHVSRPALYRRLEAIEARLGVDLDDFEQAASVHIALLAHDAQQG; via the coding sequence ATGACCACCACCTCGGCCACCGCTCCGGAACCCGCCCTGTCGGTACGCCAGGTCCTCGCCCTGGACCGGGTCCTCGCCGGGGAGCCCGAGGTGGTGGCCGGGGCCGGTCAGCTCGACCGGCCCGTGCGCTGGGTGCACGTGGCCGAGGCGCCCGACGTGGGCGTGATGCTCAGCGGCGGCGAGATGGTCCTCACCACCGGGGTCCTGCTCGCCGGCGACGAGGAGGCCCAGGCCGAGTACATCCGCTCGCTCTACCGGGCCGAGGCCGCCGCGGTCGTCCTCGGCCTCGGCCGGGCCTTCCCGACGCCGCCCGACGTGATGCGGCGGGCGGCCGAGCGGTGCGGACTGCCCATGGTGGTGCTGCACCGGCCGTCCCCCTTCGCCGAACTGACCGAAGAGGTCCAGTCCCGGCTCGTGCGAAGGAAGTTCGCCGCCGTGAGCCTGTCCGAGGCCGTCCGCACCGCCCTGACCGGGCTCATCACCGCCGGTGCCCCGCTGCAACGGCTCCTCGACGAGATCGCCCACCACGCGGGCTGTCCGCTCGTCGTCACCAACCTCGCCCACCGCGTCCTCGCCACGGCGGGGGAGCGGTCCGCGGTCGACGACGTGCTGCGCGACTGGGAACGCATCTCCCGCCAGGCGGGCGGCACCCAGGGCGACGGCTGGGTCCGGGCCGAGCTGGGCGGACGCGGGGAGCGCTGGGGTCAGATCGTGCTGTGCGGCTACCGGGGCGACACCGCCACCGGACGGCTGCTCGCCGACCGGGCCGCCGAGGCGCTCGTCCTGCACCGCATGCTCGGGGGCGCGGCGCACTCCTGGGAGGAGCAGTCCGCGCAGAGCCTCCTGACGGACCTCGTCTCCGGCGTCGTACCGGCCCGTCAACTGCTGCCGAGGGCGCGGGCGGCGGGGCTGCCCGTCAACCGCCGTACCTTCGTGCCGCTCGTCGTACGCGACGGTGACCCCGCCCAACTCGACCGTGTCCTGCGGATGTTGGGACTGCCGGGGCTGGTCGCCGAACTGGCGGAGGGGGCCACCGCCGTGCTTCTCAGCCTGGCCCGGGACCAGGACGCGACCGCGCTCACCGCGCACTTCGCGACCCGGCTGCGGTCCGAGTCGGGGGTGGGCCGGACGGTCGTGGCCGCCGCCGAGGCGCGGACCACGTGGGAGGACGTGCCGGGCGGACTGCGGGAGGCACGGCACGTGGCGGACGCCGTCGCCCAGTCCGCCACGACCGGTCTCGACCTCCCCGTCGTCGTACGCCTCCGCGACGTCCATCTACGGGGCCTGATCCGGCTGTTGCGCGACGATCCGCACGTCCAGGCCTTCGCCGAGCGGGAGTTGGACGGACTGCTGTGCGGCGACGGGCACGCCGAGCAGGATCTGCTGCCCGTCCTGCGGACCTATCTGGCGACCGGCCGCAACAAGTCGCACACCGCCCAGCTGCACCACGTCAGCAGGCCCGCGCTGTATCGGCGGCTGGAGGCCATAGAGGCCCGCCTCGGGGTGGACCTCGACGACTTCGAACAGGCCGCCTCCGTCCACATCGCCCTCCTCGCCCACGACGCGCAACAGGGCTGA
- a CDS encoding NCS1 family nucleobase:cation symporter-1 — MTDIAPTGSPTAQSADPSGRIELAPGAFPADSPFANEDLRPVPVSERKWTTYNFAALWISMAHCIPSWTLASGLVALGMDWKQAVFTIALANVIVLLPMLATGHAGPKYGIPFPVLARASFGLRGANIPAMIRAAVACGWFGIQTWIGGSGIFALGSKLTGGEWENAGKIAGNPWPLWLCFILFWALQIAIIYRGMDFLRHFENWAAPFVIVGALVLLIWIAVKADGFGALLDQPSKLGWGPDFWPVFFPSLMGMIGFWATLSLNIPDFTRFGASQKAQTWGQSLGLPTTMTLFAILAVLVTSGSEVVYGEAIWDPVTLAAKADNVFGLLFALITVLVATISVNIAANVVSPAYDLANLAPKLINFRTGALITGVVGVLIFPWKLISTPEFYIFTWLGVVGGLLGTVAGILIADYWIVRRTVLHLADLYTPGGRYWYSSGWNWRAIAAFVVGGVLAVGGSYSTVSEDGVSSGPFPHDGLIPFLKPLADYGWAVGLGASMLLYVVLMAGEREKVRTEGAGDPLPRP, encoded by the coding sequence ATGACCGACATAGCACCCACGGGGTCGCCGACAGCCCAGTCCGCCGACCCGTCCGGGCGGATCGAGCTGGCGCCCGGGGCCTTCCCCGCCGACAGCCCCTTCGCCAACGAGGACCTGCGCCCCGTACCCGTCTCCGAGCGCAAGTGGACGACGTACAACTTCGCGGCCCTGTGGATCTCCATGGCCCACTGCATCCCCAGCTGGACCCTGGCCTCCGGCCTGGTCGCCCTCGGCATGGACTGGAAACAGGCCGTCTTCACCATCGCCCTGGCCAATGTCATCGTGCTGCTGCCGATGCTGGCCACCGGGCACGCCGGACCCAAGTACGGCATCCCCTTCCCGGTGCTGGCCCGTGCCTCCTTCGGTCTGCGGGGCGCCAACATCCCGGCAATGATCCGGGCGGCCGTGGCCTGCGGCTGGTTCGGCATCCAGACCTGGATCGGCGGCTCCGGGATATTCGCGCTCGGCTCCAAGCTCACCGGCGGTGAGTGGGAGAACGCGGGGAAGATCGCCGGCAACCCCTGGCCGCTGTGGCTCTGCTTCATCCTCTTCTGGGCGCTGCAGATAGCGATCATCTACCGCGGCATGGACTTCCTGCGGCACTTCGAGAACTGGGCGGCGCCGTTCGTGATCGTCGGCGCGCTCGTGCTGCTGATCTGGATCGCCGTCAAGGCCGACGGCTTCGGCGCCCTGCTCGACCAGCCCTCCAAGCTCGGCTGGGGCCCCGACTTCTGGCCGGTCTTCTTCCCCTCGTTGATGGGAATGATCGGCTTCTGGGCCACTCTGTCCCTGAACATCCCTGACTTCACCCGGTTCGGCGCCAGTCAGAAGGCGCAGACCTGGGGGCAGTCCCTCGGTCTGCCGACCACGATGACGCTCTTCGCGATCCTCGCCGTGCTGGTCACCTCCGGCTCCGAGGTCGTCTACGGCGAGGCCATCTGGGACCCGGTCACGCTGGCCGCCAAGGCCGACAACGTCTTCGGGCTCCTCTTCGCCCTGATCACCGTGCTGGTCGCCACCATCTCCGTGAACATCGCGGCGAACGTGGTCTCACCGGCGTACGACCTGGCGAACCTCGCCCCGAAGCTCATCAACTTCCGTACGGGCGCGCTCATCACGGGTGTCGTCGGCGTCCTGATCTTCCCGTGGAAGCTGATCTCCACGCCCGAGTTCTACATCTTCACCTGGCTCGGCGTGGTCGGCGGTCTGCTCGGCACCGTCGCCGGCATCCTCATCGCCGACTACTGGATCGTCCGCCGTACCGTCCTGCACCTGGCGGACCTGTACACGCCGGGCGGGCGCTACTGGTACTCCTCCGGCTGGAACTGGCGCGCCATAGCGGCCTTCGTGGTCGGCGGTGTCCTCGCGGTCGGCGGTTCGTACTCGACCGTCTCCGAGGACGGCGTGTCCTCGGGGCCGTTCCCGCACGACGGCCTGATCCCGTTCCTCAAGCCGCTGGCCGACTACGGCTGGGCGGTGGGCCTGGGCGCGTCGATGCTGCTGTACGTGGTGCTGATGGCCGGCGAGCGGGAGAAGGTCCGGACCGAAGGAGCGGGTGACCCTCTGCCCCGGCCGTGA